TGACAAAACATTAGCGACATTTAAGCAATTCCAAAAAGACAATAAAATCAAAGAAATTAACGTGACACGTGACAAGAATATTAAGCAAAACATGAAAAAATTAGAGGAGAAATAAGATAGCGTATTTTTATTGAACGATGGCAAATAGTAGACAAGGAGATGAAGGGATGCGTGGGTTATTTGCGATTGATGGCAACATCTATAACTATATGTTAAAGCTATATGAGGTGATGGTATTGAATCTGCTATTTATCATAGCTAGTCTACCGATTATTACAATCGGTGCTGCGCTAACAGCGCTCTACGATGTGACATTAAAAATGCAAGTTGGGATTGAAAAAGAAATGACACGCTCATTTGTAAAAAGTTTTAGAAAAAATGGCATGCAAGCTACAAAGATTTGGCTGACTTTTCTAGGCTTTATTGCGATAGCATGTTTGGCCATCAGTCTGGTAAATGGTCACCCAGTTGTATTTTTGCCACTTTTATATCTGAGCGTCCTTGTGGTTGGGACTTTACCCTATACCTTTTCTTTAGTTGCCACATTTGAGAATAAGACAGGCGTCATGATGCGAAATGGGCTGATGCTGGCTATGCAACATGTGCCACATACGCTTATCATGATCAGTATTGCTGGTTTACTTTGCCTGTATCTACCGATTTATCAAAGATGGCTTTTGTTACCAGTTATCATGCTTGGCTTTAGCCTGACAGCGGTGATTCAAAGTCACTTTATTTTTGGTATTTTGGTAAAATTAGTAGGAGAAGAAGAAGTAACTGATAGGGAAACATAGGATATGACTCACATGTTTTTACGAGTGAATAGTTTGGTATTT
The DNA window shown above is from Lactococcus paracarnosus and carries:
- a CDS encoding YesL family protein; this encodes MRGLFAIDGNIYNYMLKLYEVMVLNLLFIIASLPIITIGAALTALYDVTLKMQVGIEKEMTRSFVKSFRKNGMQATKIWLTFLGFIAIACLAISLVNGHPVVFLPLLYLSVLVVGTLPYTFSLVATFENKTGVMMRNGLMLAMQHVPHTLIMISIAGLLCLYLPIYQRWLLLPVIMLGFSLTAVIQSHFIFGILVKLVGEEEVTDRET